The Triticum aestivum cultivar Chinese Spring chromosome 6D, IWGSC CS RefSeq v2.1, whole genome shotgun sequence genomic sequence TTGGTTCCTTAGGGCTATATACAAAGCTCTACTACCCTAGGTTGTATCAAGTTGCATTTTTGTTCATGTAGGGAGGctcatttattttcttttgataaTAGGATCTTTGTACGACTAAGTCATCGCCTTCTTCTTCTTAATGGACATTTAGCAGCTCTTCTACTAACTATAAACAAAGTCTTATAAAGGCTTTTTTGATCCATGTAAATAAGCTTACccataatgggagtatcatagctagTGTCATGCATTCAAACTAGGAAATTTTGATGAGGTGACATAGaactaaatgaagaaagagagggttaagtatcatataaTGATACCGTATCGAAATAAATACTACATTACTATATGTCTTGCGTGGCAATAAATAAGGTTATCTAAGATACTAATCTAATACTATGCATTGCCgaggtagtatcatacacagtACCAAATGCATGATACTAACTTATAATACTACCCACTACAGGCAACCTGATGAGGTTGGGAATCGAACAAATGGGGATACGGAAGAGTTAATGTTGATTATGACTGTATTAAATATTTCTTCCAAGGTGCACGGCCGCTTCTAGTTTTGTACTACCTCAGTCATGTTTTATTGATTCTCTTAGTATTTTTTGTCAaaatttgaccatatatttaactgACAAAGTGTTTATACATGTCATAAAAATTATATTGctcgattcgtatttgaacataatttttaaagatatattttttatgacatgcattaacattttttaattaaaTCCATGGTTAAAATATGGCATAAAATACTAAGGGGATCAATAAAGCAGGACGAGGGAGGTAGTAATATGATTCAGGAGAAAATGGCAGCTTTTATAATAAGACCATTGCATGGAAGTGATTGATGGATGTACTAATGAATACAACCAGAATAAAATAACTACCTCGAGCATCTAATGGAACGTCAACAGTGGAATCACGAGCCCCCGCGCATGCATTTTTCTCTGCCTTGTTTGCCCGGCCGTCATGGCTTAGGTGCACTCATACATCCATGGCTTGAACCCCTGACTGCCTAGACTTGTTCGATGTGCGTTGCCTTGTCAACCTTGTCAACGCTCCCCTTGGTCATGACGCTGGCATGGGCCTTGCCGTTctccttcatcggtggcggcatCCCCGGTTTGACAGGATAGTGTGTGTTCAGCTCGAGGCCAGCCACCGGGCCGAGCTTAGCGATGTGGACAACGTGCTCGGGCGCCTTGACGGTAGTACCATGGTTAGTCATGGGGTCGTCGACGTCCTTGGGTGCTGTTGTGGGCGTGGTGTTGCGGTAGACGGCATAGAGCCCCATCTGGATCACACCGAAGGCGAACCCAAGAATGTTGGGCAGCTGGAAACCCAAAGGAGCTGGCGTCAGTAAATTAGAAGCTCTGCTAAAAAAATCTAGCTACGAATTGATTTTGCTTACAGCGACGTATTTGTccttgatgaggaggccgtagaggaACCATACGACGGCACTaatggtgagggagagggagagggaaaagggaatGAACTCTACGCTTCGGGTGCGCACGACAAGACACTGCGATGATTGAGGCACAATACACTTGTCAGAATTATTTGATGGATCAATGCAAACTAACATGGGATAGGATGGGTGGGTGCTCACGATGATGCTGAGGGGCGCAATGAAGACACTGACGGAGAAGCCGACGCAGACCCACCCGAGCATGACGACGCGCTTCTCGCCCTCTGACAAGAGCAGggtgaggaggaggatgaggccgAACACGCCCACATTCAGGGGGAAGAGGATCTTCGCCCTTAAGAGCTGCATCCATGCACATAATTTTGCCTGAGCTACATTTTTCCTCCATAAAGGAcatttcatatttttttatatgaCTGTATTCATCAATCGATGTTGAGACCAAAATTTTATCGTCTGTTTAAAGGAAAAAAATTGCAGTTGAGGTGCGGGTGAATGAGTACCTTGGCTTGCTTTGGTGCGTAGGTGAGGTAGATGACGATGTAGATGGTCTCGATGATGCAGCCGGCGGAGTTGATGGTGATGAGGAGACACTCGTTGGACTTGAGAAGAGCATAGTAGATCCACAGCATCGCGCTAAAGAGCGCCACCACGTACGGGACCGACTGGAACCCCTGAGTCGACTTGCTCCGGTAGATCCGGTAGAACGTCGGCCTGCATGCACCACCGTTAATTTTACATGCAGCTAAGCTAAGAAAGAGAGAAACGGTGTTGGGTGTGATAGAGACGCTTACAGTGGAGCCAGGTAGGTCATGAAGGAGATGACGTTGCCTGCAGGCAGAAAGCAATACGACAGTTAGCCAGCAAGAACAAGGAGACACGTACGTACGTTACACAATCCCCACTTAATGGGTAGTTTCTTGTGTGGGAGATAACGGTGAGGTGTCACGCTAGACCATAAGCAAATGTGTAACTTGTAGCCCTTTAGTTTACATCTGTCTTTCCCTTTTTTTTCAGCATTTTCTGTTAGTTCCGCCACCATATATATACACCTCACACCTCTTCTACTTTACACACAAAATAATTAATAAACGCCGGGAGGGGGAATGTCGGGAGGAGGGGGGGAGCGCTACAAAAATATGCTAATGGGGAACAAAAGAGGAAGGATCACTAACTAGCATACTCAAAAGAGGAAGGATCGCATGCATCCCATGGAGCAATCTGCACTAACTTGCTACATATGTATGTATTTATCCTGGATGCTCAGAATACTACTACAGGAGGAAATATTAGTTTTGGGAGTGATCAATAGTTCTCGCAAACCTAGCAAACAAAgatggaaataaaataaatggacaTAAGTAAGAACTCTTGCAAGATAGAAGTTTCAAAAGCATCTATTGAGGTGGACAGCAATATACCTAGGAGGCCAAAGGCAAAGGCCCATGGGTGCTGAAGAGAGACACCACCCATTGCAAGATCTTAATTGGAGTTGAGAAGGAGATCAAAGTGAGACAGTTCTACCAAGCTAGCTAGCTAGGATGATAGTTGGGCTTCAAGATTCCCTCTCCCTTGTATAGATGGTTCTTTGGGGAGAGAAGAACTACCAGCTTACTACTTGAATTGATgtttttgcttgaaagcttgaagGGAACTAGAGCTTGGATGGGTTTATAATTATATAGTGCTAACAAGGAAGCTGGGAGCCAATTAAAGGTGCATATGTCTTATGGGGTGTGAATCCAGTGGCACACATAAACTGTTCCTGATCAATCAAACCCATTGGGCCGCATTAAACAAAGGAGAAGATAATCATcatcatgcatgacacaaagtgcCTACCTTCTAGGTACACTCTTTCTCTCTCAGATACTTCCCAATTGCATGGACTTACCAGGGAAATTGTTGTACACTTCAAGTTATCCATATTGGCTCGCGGTGCAAGGTCTTTCATTTCTCAGGTAACATTGGCAGTTTGGCCATATTGGCTTCCTTTATGGCAGACACCCAAGTGTCAGATAAGGCTTCGGGCCAGGTCCCATTGCCAGAGGACAACGCCTTCCGGTCCGGTCCGAAATATATCGGGTGATCACAAGAGAACTGTTTGGCATGTGCTCGAACAAGACAGAGATTGCACCACGTGGTGGCGGAGCATGGAAAGGACCACTAGAAACAAGTCGTGCTACATCACGCAAAGTTTCCTCTTGGCTTTCGTTTTTGGGCTCTAATGTTGTGGCCCTTTTTTCAAAAACCAAATGGTATGGCCGTAACAAGTTTATGTTGGATTTTGTAACTTTTGTGAACCTTGCCAGGTTCTTGTTTTAACTATAAAGCCGAAAGAAAGCctattttctgaaaaaaaaacataTCGACAACTTATAACAGCTAGCTTTTCACATGGTTTATGGTTTATGATCATCTTTCATTGGTTATCTGGCGTGCACGTGAAACATGCAATGTAATAGGCAACGCTATGAGTTAGCACGCTGCTACTTGCACTTTTAAATAGTTACATGTTGGGACAAATCCTCCAGCGACAAACACCGGACAGAGGTAGATGAAGGAGACACCATGACTTTTTCCGACGACGAACGCCGCGGCGCACGAACGCCTGTATCTTGGCTTTATTCAACTCAACTACTCAAACACATACATGGAgaaacacacgcacacacgcagcaCAACCCCGGAAGAACTCTCACATCGACCGGACACATACCACGGTCCCGACGGAGACTACATCTTCCTTAGGTCCCTCCCCCTCGGCTCGGCACATACCGCCACCATGGCGCGGCAACAGACCGGCGCACCGACAAGCAATACACTCGGAGGCTTTTATAGCCAGATGCACACACACTACACGCACGCACGATGGATCCGGCCACCATAGCACGTACCGCTATGACCGTTTCCTACGCACGAACTAACAAACGCCACAGCCGGCCACTAACAGCACATACCCATGCACTAACCAACTCGCATGAGCTGACCCACAACGCGGCTGCTCCCAACGGCCTCGGACTCCGCTCATGCACGAACGCGACTCGGCCAGCTTGCCGCTCGACGCCGTCGCTAAGATTAGTGCTGACATTACATACATGAATATGTTCTCAGTCACGAGGCAGATGAAATTACACATAGTATGTACCAGCTGCACGTAACGTAGCTAGTGCGGATCTGTCAAAAGTTGGCAGATAGACGTCAGCACCTTCGCTTGCTTCCATGATTTATCTTGGAAGGCCCTGGGGATACACACAAACAGGCTGCTCAATTAATCCAGCTTGCTTCTCATGCCTTTTCCTATACAGTCATTTTACTGATTTAATGATGCATAGTTTTCTACTGTAATATGGAAAAAGAGTTCATCCAGCTCTATGGCTCTGGTAGGGAAGCAGCTACAGCGGGGCATCGGCGGCGCCTTCTGATGGTGGTAGTGGTCGTTAGGTGATGCAGATTcttcgatgtaatttttattaagTTTGTGTTGCTTTGTACTTCTTTGAACCCTTGTAACACATTTAGATCCTTTTCGCAAAAAAAGTATGTATAAGAACATAAGGACTGACATTGATTTACGTGATTGGGTTTAGGTGATAATAAATTACGGTGTGCCCCTCCAAGATAATGGGGAAGGGGGAGATTAGTTGGGGAGAGACCGTCCGTAGATTGCAGTCGGTATGTTGCATACGTAGGTTTAAGAGTTTTTTTNNNNNNNNNNNNNNNNNNNNNNNNNNNNNNNNNNNNNNNNNNNNNNNNNNNNNNNNNNNNNNNNNNNNNNNNNNNNNNNNNNNNNNNNNNNNNNNNNNNNNNNNNNNNNNNNNNNNNNNNNNNNNNNNNNNNNNNNNNNNNNNNNNNNNNNNNNNNNNNNNNNNNNNNNNNNNNNNNNNNNNNNNNNNNNNNNNNNNNNNNNNNNNNNNNNNNNNNNNNNNNNNNNNNNNNNNNNNNNNNNNNNNNNNNNNNNNNNNNNNNNNNNNNNNNNNNNNNNNNNNNNNNNNNNNNNNNNNNNNNNNNNNNNNNNNNNNNNNNNNNNNNNNNNNNNNNNNNNNNNNNNNNNNNNNNNNNNNNNNNNNNNNNNNNNNNNNNNNNNNNNNNNNNNNNNNNNNNNNNNNNNNNNNNNNNNNNNNNNNNNNNNNNNNNNNNNNNNNNNNNNNNNNNNNNNNNNNNNNNNNNNNNNNNNNNNNNNNNNNNNNNNNNNNNNNNNNNNNNNNNNNNNNNNNNNNNNNNNNNNNNNNNNNNNNNNNNNNNNNNNNNNNNNNNNNNNNNNNNNNNNNNNNNNNNNNNNNNNNNNNNNNNNNNNNNNNNNNNNNNNNNNNNNNNNNNNNNNNNNNNNNNNNNNNNNNNNNNNNNNNNNNNNNNNNNNNNNNNNNNNNNNNNNNNNNNNNNNNNNNNNNNNNNNNNNNNNNNNNNNNNNNNNNNNNNNNNNNNNNNNNNNNNNNNNNNNNNNNNNNNNNNNNNNNNNNNNNNNNNNNNNNNNNNNNNNNNNNNNNNNNNNNNNNNNNNNNNNNNNNNNNNNNNNNNNNNNNNNNNNNNNNNNNNNNNNNNNNNNNNNNNNNNNNNNNNNNNNNNNNNNNNNNNNNNNNNNNNNNNNNNNNNNNNNNNNNNNNNNNNNNNNNNNNNNNNNNNNNNNNNNNNNNNNNNNNNNNNNNNNNNNNNNNNNNNNNNNNNNNNNNNNNNNNNNNNNNNNNNNNNNNNNNNNNNNNNNNNNNNNNNNNNNNNNNNNNNNNNNNNNNNNNNNNNNNNNNNNNNNNNNNNNNNNNNNNNNNNNNNNNNNNNNNNNNNNNNNNNNNNNNNNNNNNNNNNNNNNNNNNNNNNNNNNNNNNNNNNNNNNNNNNNNNNNNNNNNNNNNNNNNNNNNNNNNNNNNNNNNNNNNNNNNNNNNNNNNNNNNNNNNNNNNNNNNNNNNNNNNNNNNNNNNNNNNNNNNNNNNNNNNNNNNNNNNNNNNNNNNNNNNNNNNNNNNNNNNNNNNNNNNNNNNNNNNNNNNNNNNNNNNNNNNNNNNNNNNNNNNNNNNNNNNNNNNNNNNNNNNNNNNNNNNNNNNNNNNNNNNNNNNNNNNNNNNNNNNNNNNNNNNNNNNNNNNNNNNNNNNNNNNNNNNNNNNNNNNNNNNNNNNNNNNNNNNNNNNNNNNNNNNNNNNNNNNNNNNNNNNNNNNNNNNNNNNNNNNNNNNNNNNNNNNNNNNNNNNNNNNNNNNNNNNNNNNNNNNNNNNNNNNNNNNNNNNNNNNNNNNNNNNAGGAAGCAAAGGATGGTCGAGCAGTGGCAGCTTTAATTTCTCATGTCTGGCAACTAGCATAAAAAGTATGGTTTAAAGGACAAAGCGAAAGCCCTTTTCAGGGAAGTAACGTAGATTCAGTGCACGTCCAGATTCACTGCGTTGGGGACCTAGCTAGAAATAAAACATTTTGCCATCTCAACAAAAGCAGAATTACTCCAAGTCAAGACTATGGGATCGAAGACATGCAAACAAGATCCTTGGTAGGCGAATATTCTTGCTAAAAATATTTGCTGTAGTTACGTGGGTGGGTGGGTCTAGGGCCTCTCACCAGCCGTTAGGCAAAGGCACACAAGGGAGACCAAAAAAAAAGAGTAACCTTTTTGCCTACTTGGTTGATTGCCGTTCATTTTGATAATGGTTTGCCTTACTTTCTGACGCATCTTTTAATCGCGCATTTGTTGCAAAATTTAAATTTTCCGAGGCAATGAAACCAATATCTGTGTTAAATATTGTTACAAATCATGAAAAACATATGGTGGTAACATTTGACGATGTGGGTGGCTCCACATATGCAAACCAAACGATGTATTTGGCTTGCTGGAATTCTATGTAAATTTTAACTGGACACAATTCAAACTTTACGGAATTGTCATTTCTGATGCAACTGGACAAGATTCTCACGTCAATCGATTCTGGTTGGTAGAAAGGACCCGCTGCATCACAGCTTCCTCACCGCAGCTGGCCATAATGTCGCCGTCATGGGCGAGGAACAGGGTTGACAGGTGGGAGAGGAAGGGGCAGGAGGCTGAAATAAATCGAATAGTACGCACCCATTGAAGGTGGAGGAAGAAGTGGAGGCCGTTGGGTTAAAATCCAACGTGTCTAGATGATTCGACGGAAACTTCAGAAAATTGTGGTCGCCGTATAATAGGTAATGCACCGAGATTTTCTGGCACTCTGAATCTAAATATGCACACGTGAAATAATTTTAAAAAGTGATGAACTAAAAATCATGAAAACGGGAGAAGACCTATGAGATAAAGATGACAACACATATCAGCAGGAGAAATAAAGAGGCACTGACCACACAGATCGATGCAATAAAGAATTTTGAGACTAGTTAAAGTTGAAATTTGGGCACAGATTTACAATACTGAACATACATAAAAAGAAATGCTCTACAATCACAAAAACACCTTACAAGAAATTTAGATGATACTCAAATATGTATTTACCAAGGTACATCGGTTTTAATCAAGCTATGGATTCACTTTTGTTAACGTTGTTGTACAACTGATCCTAGCTATACGCTTCAGAGAAAGAGATTCCATTATGTGACGTTATGAAGTCACTCTCAGAGTTTCAAACTTTAATAAATATATTAGAAGTTCAGGGGCTGCCCAGCAAAGACTCAATAAAGGGCCGGCATCATGGCCTCATAATGCCGTTAACTAAGATATTAACAAAAAGTACTGGAAGATATTCCAATGTAAACAGTGCTGCAAGCGTATAAAATTGCTTATTGGCATCTTCAAACAGGCTAAAGATTGCGAAAAAGTAACCTAAATCTGATCGTCTTCTATGAAGGCGCGTAAACCACTCTGAAACAGCATCAGGAAAATATCTCGAGAAGCATGCAAATATCTTCACGAGCTTTCCTCTATAGCAGCTGACCGCGAAATTGATCCCCctacccaccccaccccaccccacgccAACTCATACTAGCTAGTTTTAAAGGCATAAAAGATAAAATGCATTCCTAACATGGACACATGTACATGACATAAATGTTGCATGTCACAGTAGTTTGATGTGTCAGTCTTAACTGCCTGGCCAAGATGAATTGGTGAATATTTGGTGCACTGACCAGAATGTTTTATACATAACCAACAAAGTTTCTATTTGTTACGCGCTGCAGGTTTAGTGTTCCATTGGAAACAAACGCGTATCTTCAAAAAAAAAGGAAGCACAACACGTTTACATACATGTACACACATTAATCTTATCAATGTACATACACATGCACTTCTCTTATTAGAAGCTCTTAAATACTTAGCCCCCAAATAAAAATGAAGTCGTCATAGGCACCTCGATGTCAACGTCACCTACATCATAAGCATAGTGTCCAATTTAAGCACCTATGCAAGAACCTGAAATGAATCAAATAGAATGCAAGCACCTATGCCAAATTTAAGACTTGGACTCGTGTAGACAGACTCTACCACAATGAATCTTACCATGTTATATTCGATTCATGCTGCAGTCCGTTGAGAGCAGACATATGGTGAAACTACAGTCTGGTATAACTAATGTACCAATAAAACTATATTTTTTACCGCACGCaaacataaagcagttttaatattaCATATTTGTCCAACACTGAAATTTTCTAATAAATATTTTCTAGCGTTATTATTTCAGAAATAAGTAGAATAGTACAAGCCTTTTGTTTGGGATATATGTACGGCAGACAATCTTTCGTCCACTAGGAAATAATTGAACGAAGCAAAAGCTTGGTTTCCTTTGTAGAAGAGAATAAAAAAGATGCTCATGATTTAAAGGGCATGATCTCCTATGTTGATAGAACATTAGCGACTGATTGATCCCCTTGATTAGCAGTTTTTATAATATAACAAGTTAACAAGTCAACGACTAAAGCGCAAATGTCAAAAGAGTTGTGTAGAAATGGTTCTTCTAATATTCGTACAAATGAACTTAGTAAACACGAACAAACTCCCCAGTAGTCTTTTAGATAAGTGTGTCATAATTTCGACTTTAGCAGAGGAATCTGCATTTCTCACATGTGAGATTTATATCCAATCATATGATTCTAATGCTACTAATTGTGAAATGGTTGGATCATATGTAGGATCCCAATCCTAAAAAAAAAAGTTCCcctattatttttttatttttcatcatcatgcatgtaCATGATATATCTGATTGAAAAAAGTTGTGATGCTTTTGATAGAAAAAAGGGGGTAAAGAACAAATTAGCATGCCCACTTTACTAGAGCGTGTTGCAGCTACTTGCACTCAGCAGCGATTAGCGTTACCACAATCGCCTAACCAAAGTGTGTTGGTCCTGTACCACCTTTATATTTATTCCTATGGCTCCAAAGTTAGGCATACATAGCTGGTAATCACAGTAAGTGAAATCCCAATGCTTAATTGCCCAAATCATGTACTAACATATTAATAACCAGAAACACATTTTCTCAACAGAGAGGCCAAATGAGAGACACTTACAAGGCCCGGGGTCTGTGGATTATTTTTTGTGGATTAGTACTCTTTGGGTTGCTTCTTATATCATCGGGTTATCCTCTCATGGCAGGCCTATATAGGCATAGACTTATCACAATACTCTCCAAGAGCAGCTCTAGCCATTCCCCGAAATTTAGAACAGTTAAATTTTGTTGCATCTTGCTCTTCGCTCTAACTTGAGAGAAGAGCTAAGTGGGGCTTAACTCCTTAAAAAAATTGGGAGTTAAAGGATTTCGTTCGAGTACTATAGATGATCTAAGCTTGCTACCCACACCCCACTTCAACTCAATCTTACTTCAGTCCAAGGAATCGAGGCTAGAATGGACACATGAGTGATGTAGGATTCAGAGCCAATGGTTGGTATTGCATATCGCTTCGGCTAGCTAAGGAGGGTCAGGGGCTAAAGACCAAATGGGCCGCATGGTTGGTTATATGAGCTAAGGTGGTTTGAGCCTAGCTGGCAGTGATTTCAATTTCTTTTATTCATTTCTTTTCTATATAAAAATGAATATAGCTTATATAATTGCTATTATAATTCAAAAAGACTTCTTGTAAAATTGAAAATATAATAGAGCCTATGAGAATTGTTTTCATCCCAATTGCATGTTTTTAAATTTGTTTTTATCTTAATAAAGCTATTATGGACTGAATATTAATTACCAAAAATATTTCTAGGATTTTAATTATTCCGGTAATGTTTGTAAAGACCCAAATATGTATATGACCACAGTGGTAAAAAAATGGTTGTATATATGCGATGATTCTATTTGCATCCAAAGTGAAAATTTTAGATGTTACAAGTGTGTTGTCCAAGATTAGGCCATCGACTatgtatctatatctataccaatataaaaagagcCAAAGGTGCTGATCCAACagtgtcaatccaacgacctatatAGCTACATTggtgagcgctcaacatgtttTAGGATGCAATTAATAATATACTAAATATAGAGTATCCACGTAATTAACATGTAATTTTTTGTTATACATGTAATTGTATCCTACCTAATATTAACATGCAATTATTTTTCTTCCTATATTAACATGCAATTATTTTTCTGCCTAATATCAACGTGTAACGCATGTACGCATTTACTAGTATGGCAAAAGTATCATGTATGGTTAACTGCTAGCAGACTAACTTTGTGAATGGCATTAAATTTCTGCAATAATGTAGTGTGCCTTTTGTACTTTTTAAAGTTCTAAAGCAATATGGAGCATCGGTGTTTAACATCAGATGAACGGAAAGTACATTGAGATATTATGTTTTCAAACGATGTGATCCACCCATTTAGCAAATGTGTCATTTATAGTTCTAGGTACGTACACCTGGATGGTACCGATCCCCTTAATTATATGTTTATTAAGAAAGATCCTATCTCTACGGATGTACAAAATTGTATGCACCTTTGTTACATACATTTTTGCTACGAGCTTTTTGGCTTCATGGGAGTGTCTTTGGTGGAACTTTGAGCTCTAATGGTGCACAAACAAGAACATGAGTAGGAGATACACCCATGTGAACTTTCTTGGAAGATGGATTGCGCTGACATTAAGAAACTCTAGGCCAGATCGTGATCGGAATTTTAGTGTTCTTTTTTCTGTACAGAGGTACAGAGTTAATTGTCTGACTCGTCCACCATGCAACAGCTGTACCTTTAGTGTAAGCTTTTGAGTTTAGAATCTTTGAACAGGGAACTCAATGGACACTTGGCACGTCTTAACTGTAAGATGGTAGGATGGAATTGAGATTGCGCACCCTACTACTTAAATTCCTTTAAAAATTGCAGTGGATAACAGATGCTTCGCTTTTAGGTATAACGAGCACTGCACACCATGCCCTTACTTAATTGGGTATCCTCATTAAATTGTTTCAAACTTTCCCCTTTACTAGTAAAGAGCTGTTGGGTCAGAACTCGGAACTCACTTTGGTGCTTATCTTTTGGATAATAAACATGAAAAACGGTTCGGGAAAACAAAGATGTACAGGACCCGGATTAACTGACCTCGAGCTCATATGAGGTCGGGTGAACAACAAAATCTGAAATTGGAAAAAGAATGAAAAAAANNNNNNNNNNNNNNNNNNNNNNNNNNNNNNNNNNNNNNNNNNNNNNNNNNNNNNNNNNNNNNNNNNNNNNNNNNNNNNNNNNNNNNNNNNNNNNNNNNNNNNNNNNNNNNNNNNNNNNNNNNNNNNNNNNNNNNNNNNNNNNNNNNNNNNNNNNNNNNNNNNNNNNNNNNNNNNNNNNNNNNNNNNNNNNNNNNNNNNNNNNNNNNNNNNNNNNNNNNNNNNNNNNNNNNNNNNNNNNNNNNNNNNNNNNNNNNNNNNNNNNNNNNNNNNNNNNNNNNNNNNNNNNNNNNNNNNNNNNNNNNNNNNNNNNNNNNNNNNNNNNNNNNNNNNNNNNNNNNNNNNNNNNNNNNNNNNNNNNNNNNNNNNNNNNNNNNNNNNNNNNNNNNNNNNNNNNNNNNNNNNNNNNNNNNNNNNNNNNNNNNNNNNNNNNNNNNNNNNNNNNNNNNNNNNNNNNNNNNNNNNNNNNNNNNNNNNNNNNNNNNNNNNNNNNNNNNNNNNNNNNNNNNNNNNNNNNNNNNNNNNNNNNNNNNNNNNNNNNNNNNNNNNNNNNNNNNNNNNNNNNNNNNNNNNNNNNNNNNNNNNNNNNNNNNNNNNNNNNNNNNNNNNNNNNNNNNNNNNNNNNN encodes the following:
- the LOC123140688 gene encoding bidirectional sugar transporter SWEET14-like, which encodes MGGVSLQHPWAFAFGLLGNVISFMTYLAPLPTFYRIYRSKSTQGFQSVPYVVALFSAMLWIYYALLKSNECLLITINSAGCIIETIYIVIYLTYAPKQAKLLRAKILFPLNVGVFGLILLLTLLLSEGEKRVVMLGWVCVGFSVSVFIAPLSIICLVVRTRSVEFIPFSLSLSLTISAVVWFLYGLLIKDKYVALPNILGFAFGVIQMGLYAVYRNTTPTTAPKDVDDPMTNHGTTVKAPEHVVHIAKLGPVAGLELNTHYPVKPGMPPPMKENGKAHASVMTKGSVDKVDKATHIEQV